The Aliidongia dinghuensis genome contains the following window.
CCCAACTCGCCAGCCTCTCGAACCGCATTCGCCGCATGGTTGCGGAGACCGCCCGGATGGAGGTGGTCACGACCCATACCGAGGTCGAGGCGCTGCTGCTCGAGATCAACCTGATCAAGACCCTGATGCCGCGCTACAACGTGCTGCTCAGGGACGACAAATCCTTCCCCTACATCCACCTGCGCTCGACCCACCCGGTGCCGCAATTGACCAAGCATCGCGGTGCGCGCAACGAGGGCGGTGAATATTTCGGCCCCTTCGCATCGGCGGGGGCGGTCGGCCGCACGATTACGGCGCTCCATCGCGCGTTCCTGCTGCGCTCCTGCTCCGACAACATCTATCAGAGCCGTACGCGCCCGTGCCTGCAGTATCAGATCAAGCGTTGCTCGGCGCCCTGCGTCGGCCGGATCAGTGATGAGGATTACCTGGCGCTCGTCGACCAGGCGCGCGCGGTCTTGACCGGCCACAGCCGCGAGATCAACGCCCGCCTGGTCGAGGAGATGACCGCGGCGGCCGATCAGCTCGATTACGAGACCGCGGCGGTTATCCGCAACCGCATCCGGGCGCTCGCCCATATCCAGGCGCACCAGGACATCAATGTCGAGGGTCTGGTCGACGCCGACGTGATCGCCGCACACCAGGAAGGCGGGCACACCTCCGTCCAGGTGTTCTTCTTCCGCGCCGGCCAGAACTGGGGTAACCGCGCTTATTTCCCGAGCCACGATCGGGCGCTTGGCAGTGACGAGGTGCTGGCCGCCTTCATCGGTCAGTTCTACGACAACAAGCCGCCGCCGCCGCTCCTGCTGCTGAGCGAAGAACCGGCCGAGGCCGAGCTCCTGGCCGAGGCGCTGTCGACCGCGGCCGGCCGCAAGGTCACGCTGCTCACGCCCCAGCGCGGCGACAAGCGGAAGCTGGTCGAGCATGCGATGGCGAACGCCCGCGAGGCGCTCGGCCGGCGCCTGGCCGAAAGCTCGACCCAGCAGAAGCTCCTGACCGGCGTCGCGACCGCCCTCGGCCTCGATGCGCCGCCTGCCCGCATCGAAGTCTACGACAACAGCCATATCCAGGGCACGAATGCGATCGGCGCCATGATCGTCGCCGGGCCCGAGGGCTTCATGAAATCGGCCTATCGCAAGTTCAACATCCGCGGCGAGGGGGCTGCCCCTGGCACCGAGTTCCGCCCGGGCGACGACTACGCCATGATGCGCGAGGTGTTCACCCGTCGCTTCCAGCGCGCCCAGAAGGAAGATCCGGAGCGCCGCCTCGGCCAATGGCCCGACCTGGTGCTGATCGACGGCGGCCAGGGCCAGCTCTCGGTCGTCGAGGAAGTGTTCATGGAGCTCGGCATCGACGACGTGCCGCTCGTCGCGATCGCCAAGGGGCCGGACCGCGACGCCGGGCGCGAGCGCTTCTTCATCCCCGGCCAAGCGCCCTTCTCGCTCGAGCCCAAGGACCCGGTGCTCTATTTCCTGCAGCGCCTGCGCGACGAGGCGCATCGCTTCGCCATCGGCACCCACCGCGCGCGCCGAACCAAGGCGATCGCCCGCTCGCCGCTCGACGAGGTGCCCGGCATCGGCGCTGCGCGCAAGAAGGCGCTGCTGCATCATTTCGGCTCGGCCAAGGCCGTGTCGAATGCCGGCCTGCTCGATCTCGAGGCGGTCGACGGCATCTCGAAGACGGTCGCGAAAAAAATCTACGACCATTTCCACGCGGACGATTAGGATGCGCGCCCGTGGCGCCCGACAAGTCTATGATGGCGTGGATAAGCTGGTGCGTTGGCCTGAAGTAGGCTCCGGACGGTTTCGATGATTTTCACGCTGCCCAACGTTCTGACCCTCTCGCGGATCGCGGTCATTCCGCTGCTGGTGACCGCCTTCTACCTGCCCCATCCCTGGGCCGAATGGACCGCCGTCGGGCTGTTCACGCTCGCGAGCGTCACCGACTATCTCGACGGTCACCTGGCTCGGCGTTGGAAGCAGATGTCGGCGTTCGGCCGCTTCCTCGACCCGATCGCCGACAAGCTGCTGGTCTCGATCACGCTCATGATGCTGGTCGCCTTCGAGCGCTTGGGCATGCCGGCGCTGGTGCCGGCGCTCATCATCCTGGCGCGCGAGATCCTGGTCTCGGGCCTGCGCGAGTTCCTGGCGGGCTTGAGCGTGAGCGTGCCGGTCAGCCGGCTCGCCAAATGGAAGACGGGCATCCAGATGGTCGCGATCGGCGTGCTGCTGGTCGGCGACGCGGGGCCGGCGGCCTTGGAGTTGCCGACGATCGGCCGCGATCTCCTGTGGCTCGCCGCTATCCTGACGCTGGTCACCGGCTACGACTATCTGCGCCACGGCCTGAAGCATATGAGCGCCGAGGATGCGCCGAAGCCGCGGGCGACCACCAGTCAGTCACAGGCGAGCAAGCCGCCGGCCGGCAAATCGGTCGGCGAGCTCGGCTGAACCGCCATGCGGGCCTTCGCCCTCGCCGGCTGGAGCGGCAG
Protein-coding sequences here:
- the pgsA gene encoding CDP-diacylglycerol--glycerol-3-phosphate 3-phosphatidyltransferase → MIFTLPNVLTLSRIAVIPLLVTAFYLPHPWAEWTAVGLFTLASVTDYLDGHLARRWKQMSAFGRFLDPIADKLLVSITLMMLVAFERLGMPALVPALIILAREILVSGLREFLAGLSVSVPVSRLAKWKTGIQMVAIGVLLVGDAGPAALELPTIGRDLLWLAAILTLVTGYDYLRHGLKHMSAEDAPKPRATTSQSQASKPPAGKSVGELG
- the uvrC gene encoding excinuclease ABC subunit UvrC, producing the protein MAERPVPPPEDNAPDSRKFELEAELPAEGAIASGVAVIRETVRTLPGSPGVYRMLNAAGDVLYVGKARNLKNRVTNYTQLASLSNRIRRMVAETARMEVVTTHTEVEALLLEINLIKTLMPRYNVLLRDDKSFPYIHLRSTHPVPQLTKHRGARNEGGEYFGPFASAGAVGRTITALHRAFLLRSCSDNIYQSRTRPCLQYQIKRCSAPCVGRISDEDYLALVDQARAVLTGHSREINARLVEEMTAAADQLDYETAAVIRNRIRALAHIQAHQDINVEGLVDADVIAAHQEGGHTSVQVFFFRAGQNWGNRAYFPSHDRALGSDEVLAAFIGQFYDNKPPPPLLLLSEEPAEAELLAEALSTAAGRKVTLLTPQRGDKRKLVEHAMANAREALGRRLAESSTQQKLLTGVATALGLDAPPARIEVYDNSHIQGTNAIGAMIVAGPEGFMKSAYRKFNIRGEGAAPGTEFRPGDDYAMMREVFTRRFQRAQKEDPERRLGQWPDLVLIDGGQGQLSVVEEVFMELGIDDVPLVAIAKGPDRDAGRERFFIPGQAPFSLEPKDPVLYFLQRLRDEAHRFAIGTHRARRTKAIARSPLDEVPGIGAARKKALLHHFGSAKAVSNAGLLDLEAVDGISKTVAKKIYDHFHADD